In the genome of Deltaproteobacteria bacterium HGW-Deltaproteobacteria-18, the window CCTGTCTGCGTTATTGCATATTGCGGTCAAAGGTGGCAGTGCACGGCGAACATTCTTTTCGAGATGGGGGATACCATGAATATGTTGCCGATTCGCCGGGCCATCCTGAGCGTAACAGATAAATCAGGCCTTGAGGACTTTGCCCGCTTTCTGCAGGGCCATGGGGTGGAGCTTGTTTCCACCGGGGGCACCCGCAAGAAACTCGTCCAGGCGGGCCTTAAAGTCCGTTCCGTCAGCGATGTGACCGGTTTTCCGGAGATCCTGGGCGGCCGGGTCAAGACCCTGCACCCGCACGTGCACGCCGGAATTCTGGCGGACAAGGATGATGCCGCGCACATGCAGACCTTGAAGGACCTGCGGCTGTCTCCCTTCGATCTCATCTGCGTCAATCTCTACAATTTTGCCGAAGCCGTGCGCCAGACCCTGGAAGACAAGCAGGCCGTGGAGCAGATCGACATCGGCGGGCCGACCATGCTGCGCGCTTCGGCCAAGAACTTTCATTCCGTGGCCGTGATCCCCGATCCGTCACACTATGCCGAATGCATGCAGGAGATGAAGGGCAACGGCGGTTCCCTTTCCCTGGATTTCCGCAAGCGCATGGCCGTAGCGACTTTTGCCCTGACTTCGGAATACGACCGCATGATCACCGAGTACCTGAGCCGCTCCTGACGGAGCGGCCCGGCCGGCCCACGCCGGCAACGGAGAGAACACCATAGCATCCAAACCTCTGGGTAACCTGACCGGCCTGAAGCCCAGCCAGATCACGGCCATTTCTCGTCTCTACAACAGGCGCTTTCCCGACCAGGGCGGGTTTACTCCCGACCAGGCCCGGGAGCTGGCCATCCTGAGCAGGGGCATAAGCCGCCAGATCGGCGTGCTCGTAAACCGCAAGGGCGTCCCGGTCATGGTGCTGGTCGGAGAGCAGGACGGCATCCTGATCCCCGAACTCTCACGTCATCGCCAGGCCGATTCCAGACTGTCCGGCCTGCGCCTCCTGCACACCCATCTTGATTCGTCCCTGCTGACCCAGGAAGACCTCATGGACATGGTCTTTTTGCGTCTCGACGCGGTCTGCGTGCTTACGGTGTCTCCCGACGGAGCCCCCAGGACCTGCCAGATCGCGCACATCCTGCCTCCGAACACCGACGAGCTGCCCTATCAGGTCCACCCGGCCATGATCTGGGATGATGTGGACTTTGATTTCGGAGCGAACGTCAAGGCCCTGGAAGACGAACTCGCGCGTACGGGCCAGAGCGTGGCTGCCACGGCCCGCGAGGGCTCGGCCATTCTGGTCAGCGTGGCTTCCGAATCCAGAGGTGCGCAGGAACGCTCACTGGCCGAGCTGGCAGAACTGGCGGACACGGCCGGACTGGAAGTGGTGGGGCAGGTCGTGCAGCGGGTGACCAAGGTCAATCCCAAGCTCATCCTGGGCCGGGGTAAACTTTCGGAACTTGAAGTATTGGCCCTGCAGAAGAATGCCGCGACTCTGGTCTTCGATCAGGAACTGACCCCCACGCAGCAGCGCAACCTGAGCCAGATCACCGAGCGCAAGGTTCTGGACCGCACGCAGCTCATTCTCGATATTTTCGCCCAGCACGCCCAAACCCGCGAAGGAAAGCTGCAGGTCGAGATGGCCCAGCTCAAATACATGATGCCGCGTCTGGTGGGGCAGAATCGGGCCTTAAGCAGGCTGGCAGGGGGTATCGGTGGACGCGGTCCGGGCGAATCGCGCCTGGAGATGGATCGCCGCAAGATCCGCGAGCGCATCGCCCAGATCAAGACCGAGCTCGGGAGCGTGCGCAAGCACCGCAAGTCCACGCGCAGCCGCCGCGACAAGGCCGGGCTGCCCATCGTCTCTCTGGTCGGGTACACCAACGCGGGCAAATCCACGCTCCTGAACACCCTGACCAAGAGCGTGGTCCTGGCCGAGAACAAGCTTTTCGCGACGCTCGATCCCACCAGCCGCCGGCTGCGTTTTCCCGAGGACCGGGAAATCATCCTGACCGACACCGTGGGGTTCATCCGACATCTGCCGGCCGACCTGCGCGAGGCCTTCATGGCGACCCTGGAGGAACTCGAGAGCGCGGACGTGCTGGTGCATGTGGCCGACGCCTCGCACCCGGAGATGGACGCCCAGATCGAAGCGGTGGAGTCCATCCTGCGCGACCTGTCCATCGACGGAATTCCCCGCATCCTCGCCCTGAACAAGACAGACCGCATAAGCGAAGAGACTCGCCAGACCTTGAGCTTCGTCTATCCTGACGCGGTCTTCATCTCCGCCCTCGAACGCCCGACCCTGGCTCCTTTGGTCGATCGCATCAAATCACTGCTGTGACGCTGCGCCCAGTGCGGAGCCTCCTTCGATAAAGGCGGGAATCCATGTGCGGAGCCGCCCCGGCCGCAGATTCCCGCTGCATACAGAAAAAGCGCGAAAACCCAGGAGGTTTCCGCGCTTTTCGCGTTGAATTCAGGACGAAGGCTATTTTATCTTCCAGGGATGTTCTTCACCGGCCATGAGGCGCTGGATATTTTCGGAGTGTTTCCAGAAAATCAGCGCCATGAGCACCAGGGCCAGGGGAATGGCGCCGTAAAGGCCCTGGAAGAGCAGGACCACCGGCATGAGGGCGACCATGACCAGGGAGGCCAGGGACACGAAGTTGTAGAAGTACAGGGCCGCCAGGAAGCCCAGGGCGCAGAGTATCGTCCCGGAGGTGGAGATGGCTACGAAGGCGCCTACCCATGTGGCCACGCCCTTGCCGCCCTTGCCGTGCAGAAATACGGAGAACATGTGTCCGCAAACCGCGGCCGTGGCGACCAGCGTCAGAAAAAAGTAGGAATCCGAGAAGCTTGCGGCCAGGGCCACGGGCACGAAGCCTTTGAGCATGTCCAGGGTCAGGGTCATGGCGCCGTACTTGGTGCCGCAGAGACGGCCGACGTTGGTGGCACCGATGTTGCCGCTGCCCTGCTGGCGCGGGTCGATGCCGCAGCAGGTTCTGGAGATCAAGAGGCCGAAGGGCATGGCACCCAGAAGATAGCTGATCGCGAGCCAGAATATTGTCACCATGTGCAGTCTCCTTGGTCTTTGGAAAGTTGGATTGGCATGTGCCGAAATCCCCTACGTGAAAATGGCCTGCCGGACAAGTTCATTCCTCCTCCCAGGCCTCCACGATTTTGATTTCGTTGTTCAGCGGGTCGACCTTACCGATTCTGATGGAAAAGCCCTGACCGAGCCGGATCTTGTCACCGAAGATCTTGCGTGGTGCCTTCAGGAAGAGCTGCAGATCGGGCAGCGAGATGGTCACCAGGTGCGAGCCGGGATCGACAATGATCCCTGACCAGCGCATCTTTTTGTGGTTTTGCCTGAAATATTCGTATTTCCAGTATCTCGGGCGCATGCGCTGGACCTGCCCGACCAGTTCGGCCCTGCTGGACAGCAGCGGGAGCAGGCTCTCGAGCTCGGACTGGCTCAGCAGCCGTCCCTGTCCGGTCAGCCGGGCCATGATCTGGGCCATGTTGATGAAGTCCGAATAACGCCTAAGCGGCGAAGTTACCGGGGCGTAAGCCTTGGCTCCGATGGTGGCGTGACGCCGGGGCTCGCATTCCAGGATGGAGGGGCCCATGTTGTTGATGATGCGGTAGATGTCCGTGGGATCGGTCCAGACTCCGGCGCTTTCTGCGGACAGCGTGATGTTCTGCGTCCTGAAAAGAAGGGCAGTGCCCGTCTCTCGGGCCCACGAGCCCATGGCCTTGTTGGCCAGGATCATGAATTCGGACACGATTTTTTGCGATTCGGGCGTGGATTCCGACT includes:
- a CDS encoding IMP cyclohydrolase, with the translated sequence MNMLPIRRAILSVTDKSGLEDFARFLQGHGVELVSTGGTRKKLVQAGLKVRSVSDVTGFPEILGGRVKTLHPHVHAGILADKDDAAHMQTLKDLRLSPFDLICVNLYNFAEAVRQTLEDKQAVEQIDIGGPTMLRASAKNFHSVAVIPDPSHYAECMQEMKGNGGSLSLDFRKRMAVATFALTSEYDRMITEYLSRS
- the hflX gene encoding GTPase HflX gives rise to the protein MASKPLGNLTGLKPSQITAISRLYNRRFPDQGGFTPDQARELAILSRGISRQIGVLVNRKGVPVMVLVGEQDGILIPELSRHRQADSRLSGLRLLHTHLDSSLLTQEDLMDMVFLRLDAVCVLTVSPDGAPRTCQIAHILPPNTDELPYQVHPAMIWDDVDFDFGANVKALEDELARTGQSVAATAREGSAILVSVASESRGAQERSLAELAELADTAGLEVVGQVVQRVTKVNPKLILGRGKLSELEVLALQKNAATLVFDQELTPTQQRNLSQITERKVLDRTQLILDIFAQHAQTREGKLQVEMAQLKYMMPRLVGQNRALSRLAGGIGGRGPGESRLEMDRRKIRERIAQIKTELGSVRKHRKSTRSRRDKAGLPIVSLVGYTNAGKSTLLNTLTKSVVLAENKLFATLDPTSRRLRFPEDREIILTDTVGFIRHLPADLREAFMATLEELESADVLVHVADASHPEMDAQIEAVESILRDLSIDGIPRILALNKTDRISEETRQTLSFVYPDAVFISALERPTLAPLVDRIKSLL
- the plsY gene encoding acyl-phosphate glycerol 3-phosphate acyltransferase; translated protein: MVTIFWLAISYLLGAMPFGLLISRTCCGIDPRQQGSGNIGATNVGRLCGTKYGAMTLTLDMLKGFVPVALAASFSDSYFFLTLVATAAVCGHMFSVFLHGKGGKGVATWVGAFVAISTSGTILCALGFLAALYFYNFVSLASLVMVALMPVVLLFQGLYGAIPLALVLMALIFWKHSENIQRLMAGEEHPWKIK